In one Cardiocondyla obscurior isolate alpha-2009 linkage group LG17, Cobs3.1, whole genome shotgun sequence genomic region, the following are encoded:
- the LOC139109374 gene encoding uncharacterized protein, producing MEREDHLEREIKRPSKMKTTQRAQSLDQTSMDSSILATVDESRRVSDLSAESMKDDNEVEVTSLEEAKSVIAALRTRQRAQAHQIFAWRRTLKLQEDLVARLTREKAEQLRTLSSQLLLFESRLRRKEKEIKAIMGQRDSIIIRQQRVIRQLQSKWADGSTSTRDSPPCDALDRLDSLGDSDSAVVLEETVDDPAPPRFRSHITDVTVIRSVSDAVDPSYKYSSMRRCNGFLRRPEILETVYSVEEDCDSDNNQDPSESTENSEFEDKRMKNLDNGKGRLQDLYGSFERLAQDTDSSPNERPKDESQQAQVTYNRVMSNHRSVTKPKDVKYKRINKAKSKSLEELRGRLRNWVEKGNKIAIPLDQSYA from the exons TCTCGACCAGACGTCGATGGACAGTAGCATATTGGCTACTGTCGACGAGAGCCGTCGAGTCAGTGACTTGTCGGCCGAATCGATGAAGGACGATAACGAGGTGGAAGTGACGTCGTTGGAGGAAGCCAAGTCGGTCATAGCGGCACTTAGGACAAGACAGAGGGCACAGGCCCACCAGATCTTTGCCTGGCGAAGGACCCTTAAGTTGCAG GAGGACCTGGTGGCACGACTGACGCGGGAGAAGGCCGAGCAGCTGCGGACGTTGTCGTCGCAACTTCTCTTGTTCGAGTCTAGACTTCGTAGGAAGGAAAAGGAGATTAAGGCTATTATGGGTCAGCGAGATTCAATTATAATACGGCAACAAAGAGTGATCAGGCAGTTACAGAGTAAATGGGCGGACGGCAGCACGAGCACCAGGGACTCGCCACCTTGCGACGCCCTGGACAGATTAGACAGCCTCGGGGACAGCGATAGCGCCGTCGTGCTCGAGGAAACCGTGGACGATCCTGCCCCGCCGAG GTTTCGTTCTCATATTACCGACGTAACTGTGATCCGTTCCGTATCCGACGCGGTGGACCCGTCGTACAAGTACTCGTCAATGCGCCGATGCAACGGCTTCCTTAGAAGACCAGAGATTTTGGAAACCGTGTACTCCGTAGAGGAGGACTGCGACAGCGACAATAATCAAGATCCGTCGGAGTCGACGGAGAACTCAGAGTTCGAGGACAAGAGAATGAAAAACTTGGACAACGGCAAAGGCAGGCTTCAGGATCTCTACGGTAGTTTTGAGAGGCTCGCGCAAGATACGGATTCTTCACCGAACGAAAGACCCAAAGACGAAAGCCAACAGGCGCAG GTGACGTACAATAGGGTAATGAGTAATCACAGATCTGTGACAAAGCCAAAAGACGTCAAGTACAAGAGgataaataaagcaaagtcgAAAAGTCTCGAAGAACTCAGAGGACGTCTTAGAAATTGGGTcgagaaaggaaataaaatagctATACCATTGGATCAGTCATATGCTTGa
- the Hen1 gene encoding uro-adherence factor A translates to MVGLLFHVLYLLGRCIYDKYRTKKSRLLPDAAYEEMLEYENTLGDDTELEDTSWWTDKTVSCFCPPAYVQRYSAVSNVLAEYKGNLHKIVDFGCAELNFLPYLKSIKEVQQILCVDVNRQVLEMNEQKAAPLITEMLSTRQRLLVVDVYEGSVTDNDVVLESTNAVICIELIEHLYPDTLIDLPFNIFGYIKPELVIITTPNAEFNVLFPNFSGYRHPDHKFEWTRKQFQDWAHNIVVRYPYYRVTFHDICNGPEGTEKKLGPLTQMAVFHRILTKNEIAVQVLVPEEYIRLKGQSGLFNTVATYNYFMGGDSRSDEQKILDDAIYYIHFLSYNTNDAEDIPKYYEIYLDRILQFMPNCTITVDALRTILTDAGWNVVDRENGPVVLNPSEPSDDESFDDYAESNYDDQDNEYENSANDNSDNATNEEYKWDYVTELPASEMPTNENGEHLFQQSSYVENLHEESNGIYDENESYLSEQNLHSENRHTCNPINEERWDFETGSLIDEEEHSPMQFPHIENWHEELSIIIPENLSIHDENTYLFNGENSLLEESQLLNDSSVNYNGIKYSKVKNTTESVYTEENFVADCISLNKIGDLEKAQITTSNTSAELNSPRLKNSGEINPAAEPTVLHNIDQTNLTAAQEVTSMLNLQSANCSSTSPPSTYFSSSEINNSLQDFSSYYQCLLNSTFYQSEIATEATMSVKDSTVEDKHCSKKDLPTKDEEAGRSLQESELNLSLPLNYNYNVKEERNVSDINQICEDNNTADVMSSEVFSGNFNNQPKYTSSPRTKVSTANVISESVKPRKLPAMSSNILSGTTEKIDEIESDATSTSLELEFLLESDQKSNNSITETIKYLTSSDDTANTSKYDIDFIVSDSTQQQNSSLESQKLNSVGNSICTELIQDTRKLTENDIINHGSNVTNNVQNIDKDENVYCKLKKRDYEKAHLENVISDLPHSSIRKKDLNLPKELSSKSQSVNENFSFDCAKETNVLKNDKFLPCKSSEDTSNVRFTSLKSDDNVGTSKDASNATGLANNVEAKLSSPLETPPNSWSPEIMDSGYPNSGSVQDITPEYDLSSIAQDHIPDSESPSIAEAPRLGVLEPVEVENGDLANNNRDDEGNNMVAVDVNDIENLQPLINVLENDLENENDIYVMQNGFPMWLLRILDMGNPVDFDVQARQNLRLPNEIADDVNYVGNDEGFDSSSESESEVAYNEINEMGNDEFGI, encoded by the exons ATGGTCGGCCTACTGTTCCACGTGCTTTACTTGCTAGGTAGATGCATTTACGATAAATATCGCACCAAGAAGTCGAGGCTACTGCCCGATGCCGCGTACGAGGAGATGCTAGAGTACGAAAACACGCTCGGGGATGACACGGAATTGGAGGACACGTCCTGGTGGACTGACAAAACGGTGAGCTGCTTCTGCCCGCCTGCGTACGTGCAGAGATACTCCGCGGTGTCGAACGTCCTCGCAGAATACAAAGGGAATCTGCACAAG ATTGTCGATTTTGGTTGtgcagaattaaattttctgcCTTACTTGAAAAGCATAAAAGAAGTACAGCAGATACTCTGTGTAGATGTAAATAGGCAAGTATTGGAAATGAATGAGCAGAAAGCAGCACCATTGATCACAGAAATGTTGTCCACTCGACAAAGATTGCTTGTAGTAGACGTTTACGAAGGCAGTGTAACAGACAACGATGTAGTGCTGGAGAGTACAAATGCTGTGATTTGTATTGAATT gATTGAGCATTTATATCCAGATACACTGATAGATCTTCCTTTTAACATTTTCGGCTACATCAAACCagaattagtaataataacaacaCCAAATGCAGagtttaatgtattatttccAAATTTCTCAGGCTATAGACATCCTGATCATAAATTTGAATGGACaagaaaacaatttcaagACTG GGCACACAATATTGTGGTAAGATATCCATATTATAGAGTAACATTTCATGATATTTGTAATGGACCTGAAGGCACTGAAAAAAAGTTAGGTCCATTGACACAAATGGCAGTGTTTCATagaattttaacaaaaaacgaaatagcAGTACAAGTACTAGTACCAGAAGAATATATTCGATTAAAAGGACAAAGTGGATTATTTAATACAGTAGCTACATATAATTACTTTATGGGAGGCGATAGTCGTTCAGacgaacaaaaaatattagatgATGCGATATATTACATTCATTTTTTATCCTATAATACAAACGATGCTGAAGATATACCCAAgtattatgaaatatatttagatcGTATATTGCAATTTATGCCTAACTGTACCATCACAGTAGATGCACTGAGAACGATTCTAACAGATGCAGGATGGAACGTTGTAGATCGAGAAAATGGACCAGTAGTACTTAATCCTTCAGAACCTTCCGATGATGAATCATTTGATGACTATGCGGAGAGTAATTATGATGATCAAGATAATGAATATGAAAATTCGGCAAACGATAATTCTGATAATGCTACAAATGAAGAGTACAAGTGGGATTATGTGACAGAATTACCCGCAAGTGAGATGCCTACAAATGAAAATGGAGaacatttatttcaacaaaGTTCGTACGTTGAAAATTTGCACGAAGAATCTAATGGTATATATGATGAAAATGAGTCATATTTGTCCGAACAAAATTTGCATAGTGAAAATAGGCATACTTGTAATCCTATAAACGAGGAGAGATGGGATTTCGAAACTGGCTCGTTAATAGATGAAGAAGAACATTCACCTATGCAATTTCCTCATATTGAAAATTGGCACGAGGAACTCAGTATTATTATACCCGAAAATTTATCCATTCATGATGAAaacacttatttatttaatggtGAAAATTCTTTGTTAGAAGAAtctcaattattaaatgattcATCAGTAAATTATAAtggtataaaatattcgaaagtTAAAAATACTACAGAATCTGTATATACTGAAGAAAATTTCGTAGCTGATTGTATCTCTCTAAATAAGATAGGGGATTTAGAAAAAGCTCAAATAACTACTTCTAATACGTCAGCAGAACTTAATAGTCcccgattaaaaaattcaggTGAAATTAATCCTGCAGCAGAACCAACTGTATTACATAATATTGACCAGACAAATCTAACAGCTGCACAAGAAGTTACTTCaatgttaaatttacaatCCGCTAATTGCTCATCGACATCACCACCGTCGACTTATTTCAGTTCTTCAGAAATAAACAATTCTTTGCAAGACTTTAGTTCTTATTATCAATGTTTATTAAACAGCACATTTTATCAATCTGAAATAGCAACTGAAGCGACTATGAGTGTAAAAGACTCTACTGTAGAAGATAAACATTGTTCAAAAAAAGATCTTCCAACGAAAGATGAGGAAGCAGGAAGAAGTTTGCAAGAAAGCGAACTAAACTTGTCATTacctttaaattataattataatgttaaagaagagagaaacgttTCAGACATAAATCAAATTTGTGAGGATAATAATACAGCCGATGTGATGTCTTCAGAAGTTTTTAGtggtaattttaataatcaaccAAAATATACAAGTTCACCTCGTACAAAAGTATCCACTGCTAATGTAATTAGTGAAAGTGTTAAACCTAGAAAACTGCCTGCAATGAGTAGTAATATCTTATCGGGCACAAcagaaaaaattgatgaaatcGAATCAGATGCTACTAGTACTAGTTtagaattagaatttttattagaatctGATCAGAAATCTAATAATAGTATTACAGAAACAATTAAATACTTAACATCTAGTGATGATACTGCAAATACTTCAAAATATGACATAGACTTTATCGTTAGCGATAGCACGCAACAACAAAATTCGTCTTTAGAAAGTCAAAAACTTAATAGTGTTGGTAATTCCATTTGTACAGAATTAATACAAGATACTCGCAAATTAACAGAAAATGACATAATCAATCATGGGTCTAATGTTACGaataatgtacaaaatatagataaagatgaaaatgtgtattgtaaattaaaaaaaagagattacgAAAAAGCACACTTAGAAAATGTGATTAGTGATCTTCCACATTCAAgtataagaaagaaagatttaaatCTGCCTAAAGAATTAAGTTCTAAATCACAGAGTGTTAACGAAAACTTTTCATTTGATTGTGCCAAAGAAactaatgttttaaaaaatgataagttTTTACCTTGTAAAAGTAGTGAGGATACAAGTAATGTTCGTTTCACTTCATTAAAAAGTGATGATAATGTCGGTACGAGTAAAGATGCATCAAATGCTACTGGATTAGCGAACAACGTTGAAGCTAAGCTTTCTTCGCCGCTCGAAACACCTCCAAACAGTTGGTCTCCTGAAATTATGGATTCTGGTTATCCAAATTCAGGTTCAGTGCAAGATATAACACCGGAATATGACTTGTCTAGCATAGCTCAGGATCATATACCGGATTCCGAATCGCCTAGTATCGCGGAAGCGCCAAGACTTGGCGTCTTAGAACCGGTTGAAGTCGAAAATGGTGATTTGGCAAATAACAATAGAGATGATGAAGGTAACAATATGGTAGCTGTGGATGTTAATGATATAGAAAACTTACAACCGCTGATTAACGTATTGGAAAATGATCTGGAGAACGAAAACGATATTTACGTAATGCAGAACGGTTTTCCTATGTGGTTATTGAGAATATTGGACATGGGAAACCCGGTTGATTTTGACGTACAAGCTCGACAAAATTTACGACTTCCTAATGAAATCGCAG atgaTGTTAATTATGTAGGTAATGATGAAGGTTTTGATAGTTCTTCAGAAAGTGAGAGTGAAGTAGcttataatgaaattaatgaaatggGAAATGATGAATTTggtatataa
- the Gapcena gene encoding rab GTPase-activating protein 1-like isoform X1: MEDSMSVKSMESVATSDEYEFVNEKGSSKQQQALLEPPMLKIANNGNLEDLQNNLHEILTEDSKMEGSESKMTSTTLQNQEKTKKVGHSKFYDVSSCVVASEKQDVMKPEDYLEEELNTLSHVQQECTIFNGVTYLGSAAINAPKSECEIQRNMNILNAEQSSNSGIKVSVSVPSSSQGSVILYDAATQQAIARYEVQRILFYARGENTGPCAACFAFTWSHGDTLESAIYQCHVFRCDIPEAVGQVSACFSKAFHRIPRSMTSSLTGSDFNGFNAGEKVNSRVFIFEVTMEIKEEDGKGSFSTVPKDRNCFKLRSNVAKQVCMSIQQVSSKEGGVTLEVERCFGVLVSPGRNVKHSDMRLLEMVKRDTHQQVNFMSIISSDVRNITTILQQVNTGPIMQDKQCYNICGRWDPADPALETLNIETPREGKIFMTVAVDLVIRDIREPVRFVIETAVKVFPQNERFWYFNKRNLVQQFYLNSKEVISGDGAEVHYEVQSIETSGELDRNRLNLALNLASLIRSPSLTSIDTLTPKEEIDSDGDEPMLSGTGEVSKDCSADELASWAEVLDSWQVNEQRPKLLIKLTKQGIPEALRGEVWQRLSNCDNSQEMMDKYRMLITKESSCESVILRDINRTFPAHDFFKETGGLGQDSLYRISKAYAVHDEEVGYCQGLSFLVASLLLHMPEEQAFCVLVKLMYDYGLRDLYKDRFDNLYMRFYQLNRLIEDQLPELYKHFCDRGVETHMFAAQWFLTLFTARFPLYLVFHILDVFLLQGLDTLFQVALALLMLCKKELLQLDFESILKYFRVHLPKRCRNEEVARYVMKLACSVTLKKLKKYEAEFMTLKEAQENADEYSNEVEQLRGTVARNEEEKQRLEAELLQIKEMLQREVVRADSESRRSNVIIAEYKQICQRLEDDYNAAKTTLSELRAKVSKCEKCRTCIMDSSNILADIAHPLENRIDPMLHRVQERVRELELELAQTKLAHVEAECRNQDLTHQLHATASELQAARNSWPWLSKTLSSIKEAANKREVMTPTTLRDLRRDSAPGGDLHHLMHSRNRETRDSLKEVV; this comes from the exons ATGGAGGATAGTATGAGTGTAAAGTCCATGGAATCAGTGGCGACAAGTGATGAATATGAATTTGTGAATGAAAAAGGTAGTAGCAAGCAGCAACAAGCTCTCTTAGAACCACCTATGCTTAAAATTGCCAATAACGGTAATCTGGaagatttacaaaataatctcCATGAG ATTTTAACAGAGGACTCAAAAATGGAAGGCAGTGAATCGAAAATGACGAGTACTACCTTGCAAAATcaagaaaagacaaaaaaagtTGGTCACAGTAAATTTTACGACGTTAGTTCTTGCGTTGTTGCGTCGGAAAAGCAAGATGTTATGAAGCCTGAAGATTATCTTGAGGAAG AATTAAATACGTTATCACATGTTCAACAAGAGTGCACTATTTTTAATGGTGTTACTTACTTGGGTTCAGCTGCCATAAATGCGCCAAAATCAGAATGCGAAATTCAACgtaatatgaatatattaaatgcagAGCAATCGTCGAATTCAGGAATAAAAGTTTCCGTTTCGGTGCCGAGTAGTTCGCAAGGTTCAGTTAT TTTATACGATGCTGCAACACAACAAGCCATTGCGCGTTATGAAGTACAACGTATTCTATTTTACGCGCGTGGCGAGAATACTGGTCCATGTGCGGCATGTTTTGCTTTTACATGGTCACATGGGGATACTTTAGAATCTGCCATTTATCAATGTCACGTTTTCCGCTGTGATATACCAGAAGcg GTTGGACAAGTGTCAGCTTGTTTCTCAAAAGCATTCCACAGAATACCACGTTCAATGACGAGCTCTTTAACAGGCAGTGATTTTAATGGTTTCAATGCTGGTGAAAAAGTTAATTCCagagtatttatttttgaagtCACTatggaaataaaagaagaagatgGAAAAGGTAGTTTTAGTACAGTTCCCAAGGATAGAAACTGTTTCAAATTACGAAGTAATGTGGCAAAGCAAGTCTGTATGAGTATCCAGCAAGTGTCTAGTAAAGAAGGCGGCGTTACGCTCGAAGTCGAAAGATGTTTCGGAGTTCTCGTTAGTCCCGGCCGAAATGTTAAACACAGTGACATGCGACTACTTGAGATGGTAAAAAGAGATACACACCAGCAAGTTAATTTTATGTCTATAATCAGCTCAGATGTTCGCAATATTACGACAATTTTGCAGCAAGTTAATACTGGACCAATAATGCAAGATAAACAGTGCTATAATATTTGTGGACGTTGGGATCCTGCAGATCCCGCTTTGGAAACTCTTAACATAGAAACTCCTAGAGAgggtaaaatttttatgactgTCGCCGTTGATCTCGTTATCAGAGACATTCGAGAACCAGTAAGATTTGTAATAGAAACAGCAGTCAAAGTGTTTCCACAAAACGAAAGATTttggtattttaataaaaggaaTCTCGTGCAACAGTTTTATCTTAATTCTAAAGAA GTAATTTCTGGCGATGGTGCAGAGGTACATTATGAAGTACAAAGTATAGAAACATCAGGTGAATTAGATAGAAATAGATTAAATCTGGCTTTGAATCTGGCATCTTTAATTAGATCGCCCTCTTTGACGAGTATCGATACACTTACGCCTAAAGAAGAAATAGATTCAg ACGGTGATGAACCAATGTTAAGTGGTACCGGTGAAGTCTCGAAAGATTGCTCGGCAGATGAATTGGCCAGTTGGGCTGAAGTTTTAGATAGCTGGCAAGTTAATGAACAACGTCCAAAacttcttataaaattaacgaaacaagGAATTCCTGAAGCTTTACGCGGTGAAGTTTGGCAGCGATTGAGCAATTGTGACAATTCACAAGAAATGATGGACAAATATAGAATGTTAATTACAAAA GAGAGCAGCTGTGAAAGTGTAATTTTAAGGGATATTAATAGAACATTCCCAGCCCATGatttctttaaagaaacgGGTGGTTTAGGGCAAGATTCTTTATACAGAATAAGTAAAGCATATGCTGTTCACGATGAAGAAGTTGGATATTGTCAGGGCCTCAGTTTTTTAGTTGCTAGTCTATTATTACAC atgccCGAAGAACAAGCGTTCTGTGTTCTGGTTAAATTAATGTACGACTATGGTCTTCGAGATTTATACAAGGATAGATTTGACAACCTTTACATgcgattttatcaattaaatcgTTTAATAGAA GATCAATTGCCGGAACTTTATAAGCATTTCTGTGATCGCGGTGTAGAAACGCACATGTTCGCCGCACAATGGTTTCTAACTCTATTTACTGCTAGATTTCCATTATATCTTGTCTTTCATATCTTGGacgtatttcttttacaagGACTGGACACGTTATTTCAAGTTGCCCTCGCTTTATTGATG cTTTGTAAAAAAGAGTTATTACAACTAGACTTTGAGAGTATATTGAAATACTTCAGAGTACATTTACCAAAACGTTGCCGAAATGAAGAAGTTGCACGCTATGTTATGAAGTTAGCTTGTTCAGTGACGttgaaaaaattgaagaaatatGAAGCAGAATTTATGACGTTGaaag AAGCACAGGAAAATGCTGACGAATATAGTAACGAGGTGGAGCAACTACGTGGTACAGTAGCCAGAAATGAGGAAGAGAAACAAAGATTGGAGGCAGAGCTGCTGCAGATTAAAGAGATGCTGCAGCGTGAAGTAGTTCGAGCTGATTCTGAAAGCCGCAGGAGCAATGTTATTATAGCTGAGTACAAACAG ATCTGTCAACGTTTAGAAGACGATTACAATGCTGCTAAGACAACGTTGAGCGAGTTACGG GCGAAAGTTTCAAAATGCGAGAAATGCAGAACGTGTATAATGGATTCGTCAAACATATTAGCAGACATCGCGCATCCTTTGGAGAACCGAATCGACCCTATGCTCCATAGAGTGCAAGAAAGAGTACGCGAGCTGGAATTAGAGTTGGCGCAAACGAAGCTGGCGCATGTCGAGGCAGAGTGCCGAAATCAA GATTTAACGCATCAGTTACATGCCACCGCCTCCGAGCTGCAAGCAGCGCGGAATAGTTGGCCGTGGCTGAGCAAAACCTTATCCAGTATAAAAGAAGCAGCGAATAAGAGGGAAGTGATGACTCCAACTACGCTAAGAGATCTGAGACGCGACAGCGCGCCCGGAGGTGACCTACACCATCTGATGCATTCACGAAACCGTGAAACGCGTGACAGTCTTAAAGAAGTTGTGTGA
- the Gapcena gene encoding rab GTPase-activating protein 1-like isoform X2: MEDSMSVKSMESVATSDEYEFVNEKGSSKQQQALLEPPMLKIANNGNLEDLQNNLHEILTEDSKMEGSESKMTSTTLQNQEKTKKVGHSKFYDVSSCVVASEKQDVMKPEDYLEEELNTLSHVQQECTIFNGVTYLGSAAINAPKSECEIQRNMNILNAEQSSNSGIKVSVSVPSSSQGSVILYDAATQQAIARYEVQRILFYARGENTGPCAACFAFTWSHGDTLESAIYQCHVFRCDIPEAVGQVSACFSKAFHRIPRSMTSSLTGSDFNGFNAGEKVNSRVFIFEVTMEIKEEDGKGSFSTVPKDRNCFKLRSNVAKQVCMSIQQVSSKEGGVTLEVERCFGVLVSPGRNVKHSDMRLLEMQVNTGPIMQDKQCYNICGRWDPADPALETLNIETPREGKIFMTVAVDLVIRDIREPVRFVIETAVKVFPQNERFWYFNKRNLVQQFYLNSKEVISGDGAEVHYEVQSIETSGELDRNRLNLALNLASLIRSPSLTSIDTLTPKEEIDSDGDEPMLSGTGEVSKDCSADELASWAEVLDSWQVNEQRPKLLIKLTKQGIPEALRGEVWQRLSNCDNSQEMMDKYRMLITKESSCESVILRDINRTFPAHDFFKETGGLGQDSLYRISKAYAVHDEEVGYCQGLSFLVASLLLHMPEEQAFCVLVKLMYDYGLRDLYKDRFDNLYMRFYQLNRLIEDQLPELYKHFCDRGVETHMFAAQWFLTLFTARFPLYLVFHILDVFLLQGLDTLFQVALALLMLCKKELLQLDFESILKYFRVHLPKRCRNEEVARYVMKLACSVTLKKLKKYEAEFMTLKEAQENADEYSNEVEQLRGTVARNEEEKQRLEAELLQIKEMLQREVVRADSESRRSNVIIAEYKQICQRLEDDYNAAKTTLSELRAKVSKCEKCRTCIMDSSNILADIAHPLENRIDPMLHRVQERVRELELELAQTKLAHVEAECRNQDLTHQLHATASELQAARNSWPWLSKTLSSIKEAANKREVMTPTTLRDLRRDSAPGGDLHHLMHSRNRETRDSLKEVV; this comes from the exons ATGGAGGATAGTATGAGTGTAAAGTCCATGGAATCAGTGGCGACAAGTGATGAATATGAATTTGTGAATGAAAAAGGTAGTAGCAAGCAGCAACAAGCTCTCTTAGAACCACCTATGCTTAAAATTGCCAATAACGGTAATCTGGaagatttacaaaataatctcCATGAG ATTTTAACAGAGGACTCAAAAATGGAAGGCAGTGAATCGAAAATGACGAGTACTACCTTGCAAAATcaagaaaagacaaaaaaagtTGGTCACAGTAAATTTTACGACGTTAGTTCTTGCGTTGTTGCGTCGGAAAAGCAAGATGTTATGAAGCCTGAAGATTATCTTGAGGAAG AATTAAATACGTTATCACATGTTCAACAAGAGTGCACTATTTTTAATGGTGTTACTTACTTGGGTTCAGCTGCCATAAATGCGCCAAAATCAGAATGCGAAATTCAACgtaatatgaatatattaaatgcagAGCAATCGTCGAATTCAGGAATAAAAGTTTCCGTTTCGGTGCCGAGTAGTTCGCAAGGTTCAGTTAT TTTATACGATGCTGCAACACAACAAGCCATTGCGCGTTATGAAGTACAACGTATTCTATTTTACGCGCGTGGCGAGAATACTGGTCCATGTGCGGCATGTTTTGCTTTTACATGGTCACATGGGGATACTTTAGAATCTGCCATTTATCAATGTCACGTTTTCCGCTGTGATATACCAGAAGcg GTTGGACAAGTGTCAGCTTGTTTCTCAAAAGCATTCCACAGAATACCACGTTCAATGACGAGCTCTTTAACAGGCAGTGATTTTAATGGTTTCAATGCTGGTGAAAAAGTTAATTCCagagtatttatttttgaagtCACTatggaaataaaagaagaagatgGAAAAGGTAGTTTTAGTACAGTTCCCAAGGATAGAAACTGTTTCAAATTACGAAGTAATGTGGCAAAGCAAGTCTGTATGAGTATCCAGCAAGTGTCTAGTAAAGAAGGCGGCGTTACGCTCGAAGTCGAAAGATGTTTCGGAGTTCTCGTTAGTCCCGGCCGAAATGTTAAACACAGTGACATGCGACTACTTGAGATG CAAGTTAATACTGGACCAATAATGCAAGATAAACAGTGCTATAATATTTGTGGACGTTGGGATCCTGCAGATCCCGCTTTGGAAACTCTTAACATAGAAACTCCTAGAGAgggtaaaatttttatgactgTCGCCGTTGATCTCGTTATCAGAGACATTCGAGAACCAGTAAGATTTGTAATAGAAACAGCAGTCAAAGTGTTTCCACAAAACGAAAGATTttggtattttaataaaaggaaTCTCGTGCAACAGTTTTATCTTAATTCTAAAGAA GTAATTTCTGGCGATGGTGCAGAGGTACATTATGAAGTACAAAGTATAGAAACATCAGGTGAATTAGATAGAAATAGATTAAATCTGGCTTTGAATCTGGCATCTTTAATTAGATCGCCCTCTTTGACGAGTATCGATACACTTACGCCTAAAGAAGAAATAGATTCAg ACGGTGATGAACCAATGTTAAGTGGTACCGGTGAAGTCTCGAAAGATTGCTCGGCAGATGAATTGGCCAGTTGGGCTGAAGTTTTAGATAGCTGGCAAGTTAATGAACAACGTCCAAAacttcttataaaattaacgaaacaagGAATTCCTGAAGCTTTACGCGGTGAAGTTTGGCAGCGATTGAGCAATTGTGACAATTCACAAGAAATGATGGACAAATATAGAATGTTAATTACAAAA GAGAGCAGCTGTGAAAGTGTAATTTTAAGGGATATTAATAGAACATTCCCAGCCCATGatttctttaaagaaacgGGTGGTTTAGGGCAAGATTCTTTATACAGAATAAGTAAAGCATATGCTGTTCACGATGAAGAAGTTGGATATTGTCAGGGCCTCAGTTTTTTAGTTGCTAGTCTATTATTACAC atgccCGAAGAACAAGCGTTCTGTGTTCTGGTTAAATTAATGTACGACTATGGTCTTCGAGATTTATACAAGGATAGATTTGACAACCTTTACATgcgattttatcaattaaatcgTTTAATAGAA GATCAATTGCCGGAACTTTATAAGCATTTCTGTGATCGCGGTGTAGAAACGCACATGTTCGCCGCACAATGGTTTCTAACTCTATTTACTGCTAGATTTCCATTATATCTTGTCTTTCATATCTTGGacgtatttcttttacaagGACTGGACACGTTATTTCAAGTTGCCCTCGCTTTATTGATG cTTTGTAAAAAAGAGTTATTACAACTAGACTTTGAGAGTATATTGAAATACTTCAGAGTACATTTACCAAAACGTTGCCGAAATGAAGAAGTTGCACGCTATGTTATGAAGTTAGCTTGTTCAGTGACGttgaaaaaattgaagaaatatGAAGCAGAATTTATGACGTTGaaag AAGCACAGGAAAATGCTGACGAATATAGTAACGAGGTGGAGCAACTACGTGGTACAGTAGCCAGAAATGAGGAAGAGAAACAAAGATTGGAGGCAGAGCTGCTGCAGATTAAAGAGATGCTGCAGCGTGAAGTAGTTCGAGCTGATTCTGAAAGCCGCAGGAGCAATGTTATTATAGCTGAGTACAAACAG ATCTGTCAACGTTTAGAAGACGATTACAATGCTGCTAAGACAACGTTGAGCGAGTTACGG GCGAAAGTTTCAAAATGCGAGAAATGCAGAACGTGTATAATGGATTCGTCAAACATATTAGCAGACATCGCGCATCCTTTGGAGAACCGAATCGACCCTATGCTCCATAGAGTGCAAGAAAGAGTACGCGAGCTGGAATTAGAGTTGGCGCAAACGAAGCTGGCGCATGTCGAGGCAGAGTGCCGAAATCAA GATTTAACGCATCAGTTACATGCCACCGCCTCCGAGCTGCAAGCAGCGCGGAATAGTTGGCCGTGGCTGAGCAAAACCTTATCCAGTATAAAAGAAGCAGCGAATAAGAGGGAAGTGATGACTCCAACTACGCTAAGAGATCTGAGACGCGACAGCGCGCCCGGAGGTGACCTACACCATCTGATGCATTCACGAAACCGTGAAACGCGTGACAGTCTTAAAGAAGTTGTGTGA